The following proteins are encoded in a genomic region of Burkholderia gladioli:
- a CDS encoding MaoC family dehydratase, which yields MTIVDKYWDDAREGDACTSPTYTVTRERILAYADLTGDHTPVHVDEEYANASHFGSIVAHGLFGLSIADGLKTQSEYRFLPGMSLGWTWDFNLPIKVNDVLHVKFRVGMMRASKSRPDWGIVVLPSELINQDGQVVQHGEHRLMVPRRPGAL from the coding sequence ATGACGATTGTCGATAAATACTGGGACGACGCCCGCGAGGGCGACGCGTGCACGAGTCCGACTTATACGGTGACCAGGGAGCGCATTCTCGCCTATGCCGACCTGACTGGCGATCACACGCCCGTCCATGTCGATGAGGAGTATGCCAATGCCAGCCATTTCGGTTCGATCGTCGCGCACGGCCTGTTCGGCCTGTCGATTGCGGACGGCCTCAAAACCCAGAGCGAATACCGTTTCTTGCCGGGCATGTCGCTCGGGTGGACGTGGGACTTCAACCTGCCGATCAAGGTGAACGACGTGTTGCACGTGAAGTTTCGCGTCGGCATGATGCGGGCAAGCAAGAGCCGCCCGGATTGGGGCATCGTCGTGCTGCCATCGGAGTTGATCAACCAGGACGGCCAGGTCGTCCAGCATGGCGAGCATCGTCTGATGGTGCCGCGCCGCCCGGGAGCATTGTGA
- a CDS encoding ketopantoate reductase family protein: MKIAILGAGALGCAIGAALSEGGNEVWLLNRSAAHVDAMVRDGLQVDDASGSRRVKVHATTRAAEAGVVDLVIVLVKSFDTDAAMRGSLALLGPDTLVLSLQNGLGHEDMLADIVGRERVLAGKTYVGGVMRGPGHIESGVVGKATHIGELDGRISARVNAIAATFNASGLDTSVSANIVGTMWDKLLVNVATGALTGTTGLTYGQLYDEPLLKKVALAAVAEAMTVADAAGVKLSTTEPERAWTLAGAGLSSGFKTSMLQSLEKGSITEIDFINGAVVRWGQRHGVPTPVNATLVACIKGIERCMADRKRRETSA, from the coding sequence GTGAAGATTGCAATTCTGGGTGCGGGGGCGCTGGGCTGCGCGATTGGCGCGGCGCTGAGCGAAGGCGGCAACGAGGTCTGGCTGCTGAATCGCTCGGCGGCCCATGTCGACGCAATGGTGCGTGACGGTCTGCAGGTCGACGATGCGAGCGGTTCCCGTCGCGTGAAAGTCCACGCCACGACGCGCGCCGCCGAGGCCGGTGTTGTCGATCTGGTCATCGTGCTGGTCAAGTCGTTCGACACCGACGCGGCGATGCGCGGCTCACTCGCCCTGCTGGGTCCCGACACGCTGGTCCTGTCATTGCAGAACGGGCTGGGACACGAAGACATGCTGGCCGACATCGTCGGGCGCGAACGGGTGCTGGCCGGCAAGACCTATGTCGGCGGCGTGATGCGCGGCCCGGGGCATATCGAGTCCGGGGTCGTCGGAAAGGCCACCCATATCGGCGAGCTGGACGGGCGGATCAGCGCTCGCGTGAATGCCATCGCCGCAACGTTCAACGCATCGGGACTGGACACGAGCGTCAGCGCCAATATCGTCGGCACGATGTGGGACAAGTTGCTGGTCAACGTCGCCACCGGCGCACTGACGGGCACCACTGGGCTCACCTATGGGCAGCTCTACGACGAACCGCTGCTGAAGAAGGTCGCGCTCGCGGCGGTAGCCGAAGCGATGACGGTCGCCGATGCCGCTGGCGTCAAGCTCTCGACCACCGAACCCGAGCGTGCCTGGACGCTGGCCGGCGCGGGGCTTTCGTCGGGCTTCAAGACATCGATGCTGCAAAGCCTCGAAAAAGGATCCATCACCGAAATCGACTTCATCAACGGTGCGGTGGTGCGCTGGGGGCAACGTCACGGCGTGCCGACTCCGGTCAACGCGACCCTCGTTGCCTGTATCAAGGGCATCGAACGCTGCATGGCCGATCGAAAAAGAAGGGAGACAAGCGCATGA
- a CDS encoding HD domain-containing protein: MQTASGLPQPTYTTMAESTLSDVERIVQGLNHYTDPEYLTNLYSNFLVQLRHSTEGFPIDRLEHSLQSASLALRDGRDHEYVVCALLHDVGELFDPFSHDAVIASLLKNYISPSNHFILQHHTTFQGYYYWDKIGLDKNTREKFIESPYYDDAIQFVDLYDDKAFNTSYESLTLEAFKPLMREFFANRRKNPAVFA; this comes from the coding sequence ATGCAAACCGCCAGCGGCCTTCCCCAGCCGACCTACACGACGATGGCCGAGTCGACGCTGTCCGACGTGGAACGCATCGTGCAAGGCCTCAATCACTATACGGATCCGGAATACCTGACGAATCTGTACAGCAATTTTCTTGTCCAGCTTCGGCATAGCACCGAAGGCTTTCCGATCGATCGGCTGGAGCACTCGCTTCAGTCGGCGTCTCTGGCATTGCGAGACGGCCGCGACCACGAATACGTCGTCTGTGCCCTGCTGCACGATGTCGGCGAACTCTTCGATCCATTCAGTCACGATGCCGTAATCGCGAGCCTTCTGAAGAACTACATTTCCCCCAGCAACCACTTTATCCTGCAACACCACACCACGTTCCAGGGCTACTACTACTGGGACAAGATCGGTCTCGACAAGAATACGCGAGAGAAATTCATCGAAAGTCCGTACTACGACGATGCCATCCAGTTCGTCGATCTCTACGACGACAAGGCCTTCAACACTTCATACGAAAGCCTCACGCTGGAAGCGTTCAAACCGCTGATGCGGGAATTCTTCGCGAACCGTAGGAAGAACCCTGCCGTCTTCGCTTAG
- a CDS encoding VOC family protein has translation MNGSKAYLEHVAIWVKDIHWHIRFFEDVLGMTMREVDGTLDAPRQYWTLGGLQFMHDPNHDAPEGRLGHLGVMCEDMEAALAAAQRYQVSEMPQGRNWLRLPDGLAVELIQARPASCVARALDINPRAEA, from the coding sequence ATGAACGGCAGCAAGGCTTATCTGGAACACGTGGCCATCTGGGTGAAGGACATCCACTGGCATATCCGGTTTTTCGAGGACGTGCTGGGCATGACGATGCGCGAGGTCGACGGCACGCTCGACGCACCTCGCCAGTATTGGACGCTCGGCGGCCTGCAATTCATGCACGACCCGAACCATGATGCGCCCGAGGGGCGGCTCGGCCACCTCGGCGTGATGTGCGAAGACATGGAGGCCGCGCTGGCCGCGGCGCAGCGCTACCAGGTCAGCGAGATGCCGCAGGGCCGCAACTGGTTGCGCCTGCCCGACGGCCTGGCTGTCGAACTGATCCAGGCTAGGCCCGCCTCCTGCGTGGCGCGTGCACTGGATATCAACCCGCGCGCGGAGGCCTGA
- a CDS encoding LysR family transcriptional regulator — protein sequence MNPTELPDLKLLQLFDLLYDVRSVTRVAEQLGQSQPTISIWLGRLREHLQDPLFVRTPAGMAPTPQADALIGPCREILESLRRFTAWEIAFDPATAKRRFRICMTDASHITLLPRMLAHVRMRAPGLRLEATRIDGNTERALESGEADLAIGHVPWLGGGIYQQQLYMQDWICLANRRHPRLKDKLGLKQYRAEGHVAIAAGTGAQLLEQALVREHIERDVVLELPGFLGLGAIIKGTDLIATLPRHIGETLAKLNDLAVHACPVPVDGFAVRQHWHARYHHEAGNRWLRSLVVQLFCNAD from the coding sequence ATGAACCCGACCGAACTACCCGATCTGAAGCTGCTGCAGCTGTTCGATCTTCTTTACGACGTCCGCAGCGTCACCCGCGTGGCCGAGCAGCTTGGCCAGAGTCAGCCGACGATCAGCATCTGGTTGGGGCGCTTGCGGGAGCATCTGCAGGACCCGCTATTCGTCCGGACTCCTGCCGGCATGGCGCCGACGCCGCAAGCCGACGCATTGATCGGGCCTTGCCGCGAAATCCTGGAGTCGCTGCGACGCTTCACTGCCTGGGAAATCGCATTCGATCCCGCCACGGCCAAGCGGCGTTTCCGGATCTGCATGACCGACGCCAGCCATATCACGCTATTGCCACGCATGCTGGCGCACGTGCGCATGCGGGCGCCTGGCCTACGCCTGGAAGCCACACGCATAGACGGCAACACCGAACGGGCGCTCGAATCAGGCGAGGCGGACCTTGCAATCGGTCATGTGCCCTGGCTTGGAGGCGGAATCTATCAACAGCAGCTCTATATGCAAGACTGGATCTGTCTGGCGAATCGTCGTCATCCGCGGTTGAAAGACAAGCTCGGCCTCAAGCAATACCGCGCCGAGGGGCATGTCGCCATCGCGGCGGGAACAGGCGCGCAGCTTCTGGAGCAGGCCTTGGTGCGTGAGCACATCGAGCGCGACGTGGTGTTGGAATTGCCGGGATTCCTCGGACTTGGGGCGATCATCAAGGGCACCGACCTGATAGCGACGCTGCCGCGGCACATCGGCGAAACCCTGGCGAAACTCAATGATCTGGCGGTTCATGCCTGTCCGGTTCCGGTGGACGGCTTCGCGGTAAGGCAGCACTGGCACGCCCGGTATCATCACGAAGCGGGAAACCGCTGGCTGCGGAGCCTGGTCGTGCAATTGTTTTGCAACGCGGATTGA
- a CDS encoding CaiB/BaiF CoA transferase family protein, with protein MQARPLEGIRVVDYSHFLAAPYVGRCLAALGADVIKVERPGSGDPGRQHATILDDEQSAYFLQLNMGKRGVSVNMRDPRGKDFMLRLCDSADVFVENYRPGALARLGLGYEELSARNPKLVYCSISAYGHTGPDAHRAGFGLIAEAKSGIMQMIGNPGEPPPLMRISLGDMYTGIHAVAAINAALLGRMRSGRGQHIDMALYDTLVSMHEYAVQCYTMQGIVPEQTGHDMPSSTLYGVFRAADGDLVIAAQVDDAWKRFAALVEAHGGPAGFGTDARFHSLNGRNANRLDILSVVKPWVAGRPVAEVLELLDGIDVPCAKVQRIDEVLADPQIVARGMVIEQEHPRFGKLRLPDLPFRFSDCDTSIRDVGPDLGQHNAEVAASLGFGAAEIDAMQADGVLYSKARP; from the coding sequence ATGCAGGCACGTCCCCTCGAGGGTATTCGCGTTGTCGACTACAGCCATTTTCTCGCTGCTCCCTACGTCGGACGTTGCCTCGCGGCGCTCGGCGCCGACGTGATCAAGGTGGAGCGCCCAGGCAGCGGCGATCCGGGGCGCCAGCACGCCACCATATTGGACGACGAGCAAAGTGCTTATTTCCTGCAGTTGAACATGGGCAAGCGCGGCGTCAGCGTCAACATGCGCGATCCTCGTGGAAAGGACTTCATGCTGCGCCTGTGCGACTCGGCCGATGTATTCGTGGAGAATTACCGCCCGGGTGCACTGGCCAGGCTCGGGCTCGGTTACGAGGAACTGTCGGCGCGCAATCCCAAGCTCGTCTACTGCTCCATCTCCGCCTACGGCCATACGGGACCCGACGCGCATCGGGCCGGCTTCGGCCTGATCGCCGAAGCGAAGAGCGGCATCATGCAGATGATCGGCAACCCGGGGGAGCCGCCGCCGCTGATGCGCATTTCCCTCGGCGACATGTACACCGGCATTCACGCGGTGGCCGCGATCAACGCCGCGTTGCTGGGGCGCATGAGGAGCGGTCGTGGCCAGCATATCGACATGGCCTTGTACGACACCCTGGTGTCGATGCACGAGTACGCCGTGCAGTGCTACACGATGCAGGGCATCGTCCCCGAGCAGACCGGTCACGACATGCCCTCGTCCACGCTTTACGGCGTGTTCCGGGCCGCGGACGGCGACCTGGTCATCGCCGCGCAGGTGGACGACGCGTGGAAGCGCTTTGCCGCGCTTGTCGAGGCACACGGCGGACCTGCCGGTTTCGGCACGGACGCGCGGTTCCACAGCCTGAACGGCCGCAACGCCAACCGCCTGGACATCCTGTCGGTCGTGAAGCCGTGGGTGGCGGGGCGCCCAGTTGCCGAGGTGCTCGAACTGCTCGACGGCATCGACGTGCCTTGCGCGAAAGTGCAGCGCATCGACGAGGTGCTGGCGGACCCGCAGATCGTCGCGCGAGGCATGGTGATCGAGCAGGAGCATCCGCGCTTCGGCAAGCTGCGCCTGCCTGACCTGCCGTTTCGCTTCTCCGACTGCGACACGAGCATCCGCGATGTCGGACCGGACCTCGGTCAACATAACGCGGAGGTGGCCGCGTCGCTCGGGTTCGGCGCGGCCGAGATCGATGCGATGCAGGCCGATGGCGTGCTGTATTCGAAAGCGAGGCCTTGA
- the aroE gene encoding shikimate dehydrogenase: MSDQYAVIGNPIGHTKSPLIHGLFAEASKQDMVYTAIEGPLHPDGAFEATVRSFIAGGGKGLNVTAPFKLKAFAMADERSERAMLAGAANALSFRDGRIIAENFDGVGLVRDIEVNLELPMAGKRVLLLGAGGAVRGALLPFIAARPAELVVANRDVGKVEGLLAQVETQDSLVACGYGELAAMGGFDLVVNATSASLTGELPPVPPSVFGAGSTAYELAYGKRLTPFLRLARDAGVLGIADGVGMLVEQAAEAFSWWRGVRPRTRAVIDRLTFPLD, from the coding sequence ATGAGCGACCAGTACGCCGTGATCGGCAATCCGATCGGCCATACAAAGTCCCCGTTGATTCATGGACTGTTCGCCGAAGCATCGAAACAGGACATGGTGTACACGGCCATCGAAGGACCCTTGCATCCGGACGGCGCGTTCGAGGCCACCGTCCGGTCGTTCATTGCCGGCGGGGGCAAGGGCTTGAACGTGACCGCCCCGTTCAAGCTGAAGGCGTTCGCGATGGCCGACGAACGCAGTGAACGGGCAATGCTCGCCGGCGCGGCGAATGCTCTGAGTTTCAGGGACGGCCGGATCATCGCCGAGAACTTCGACGGCGTTGGCCTCGTCCGCGATATCGAAGTCAACCTTGAGCTGCCGATGGCCGGCAAGCGCGTGCTGCTGCTCGGCGCGGGAGGCGCGGTGCGGGGTGCCTTGCTGCCGTTCATCGCCGCGCGGCCCGCCGAGCTGGTCGTCGCGAACCGCGACGTCGGGAAGGTCGAAGGGCTCCTGGCGCAAGTCGAGACGCAGGACTCGCTCGTCGCCTGCGGGTATGGCGAGCTCGCCGCGATGGGCGGCTTCGACCTGGTGGTCAACGCGACATCGGCGAGTCTCACGGGCGAACTGCCGCCTGTACCGCCGAGCGTGTTCGGTGCAGGCAGCACGGCTTACGAACTCGCCTATGGAAAGCGCCTCACGCCTTTCCTGCGACTCGCACGCGATGCCGGTGTCCTGGGTATCGCCGACGGCGTCGGCATGCTCGTCGAACAGGCAGCCGAGGCGTTCTCGTGGTGGCGCGGCGTGCGTCCTCGAACCCGGGCGGTGATCGACCGGCTCACCTTTCCTCTCGATTGA
- a CDS encoding AraC family transcriptional regulator: protein MKQLDRRLRELHARIARGVAAYQHLREDGATHVPHLRVGRITQPLVARPYLYEPSICVCAEGEKHVLLGNQRYTYDPGRFLFTSIGLPTIIEVPDASAHAPYTALQVRLDLAVARQVLAEMENTARDAGSVRSGFAIAPLDEGLLDALARLVALLAQPDDVRVLAPLLHKEIVYRLLAGPAGDYLRHTLRDGSPSNKVSEAVAWLRIHYAKACRVEELARICGVGVATLYRQFRDMTTMTPIQYQKLLRLHAARRLMLSEELDAASAAMRVGYESPTQFSREYRRLFGQPPGRDISAMRNGRLMAAARLHGNRS from the coding sequence GTGAAACAGCTCGATCGACGCCTGCGGGAACTGCATGCGCGTATCGCGCGAGGCGTCGCCGCTTACCAGCACCTCCGCGAGGACGGCGCCACGCATGTACCTCATCTTAGGGTCGGACGTATCACGCAGCCGCTGGTCGCCAGGCCTTACCTCTACGAGCCGAGCATCTGCGTTTGCGCGGAGGGCGAGAAGCATGTGCTGCTCGGCAATCAACGGTACACCTACGATCCAGGTCGCTTCCTGTTTACGTCGATCGGCCTGCCAACGATCATTGAAGTGCCTGATGCGAGTGCGCACGCGCCCTATACGGCGTTGCAGGTTCGCCTTGATCTCGCCGTGGCTCGTCAAGTACTCGCCGAGATGGAAAACACGGCGCGTGACGCAGGGTCCGTGAGATCGGGGTTCGCGATCGCGCCGTTGGACGAAGGTTTGCTCGACGCGTTGGCGAGGTTGGTCGCGCTTCTCGCGCAGCCGGACGATGTGCGCGTTCTCGCACCGCTGTTGCATAAGGAGATCGTGTACCGGCTGCTGGCGGGACCGGCTGGTGACTATCTGCGGCACACGCTGCGGGACGGATCGCCATCGAACAAGGTCTCGGAGGCGGTCGCCTGGCTGAGGATTCACTATGCAAAAGCGTGCCGGGTGGAAGAGCTGGCCCGAATCTGCGGTGTCGGTGTGGCAACGCTTTATCGTCAGTTTCGCGACATGACGACGATGACACCGATCCAGTATCAGAAGCTGCTTCGGCTGCACGCGGCCCGTCGGCTGATGCTAAGCGAGGAACTGGACGCCGCTAGCGCGGCCATGCGGGTTGGTTATGAAAGTCCGACGCAATTTAGCAGGGAATACCGGCGCCTGTTCGGCCAGCCCCCGGGGCGTGATATCTCAGCCATGAGAAACGGCAGACTAATGGCCGCCGCGCGTCTCCATGGGAACAGGTCGTGA
- a CDS encoding class II aldolase and adducin N-terminal domain-containing protein has translation MTETQLRIDLAAAFRCFARLDMHEAVANHFSVAVSDDGRRFLMNRKWQHFSRIRASDLVLLDADDPSCVADGSVDPTAWAIHGQLHRRLPQVRVAMHLHPIHATTIATLADPTILPIEQNTARYFRRVALDTSFSGMADSDDEGARLVALLDGKSRLMMGNHGVLVTAETIGEAFDDMYTLERACQILVNAYATGKPINVLSDQVAERTARDWEGIRDFSIAHFEEMKRVLDEASPSYRD, from the coding sequence ATGACCGAAACCCAGCTTCGTATCGATCTCGCCGCCGCGTTCCGCTGCTTTGCCCGCCTGGACATGCACGAGGCGGTCGCCAATCATTTCAGCGTCGCCGTCTCCGACGATGGCCGCCGCTTCCTGATGAACCGAAAATGGCAGCACTTCTCGCGGATCAGGGCCAGCGACCTGGTGCTGCTCGACGCCGACGATCCGTCCTGCGTGGCCGACGGCAGCGTCGATCCGACCGCCTGGGCGATCCACGGCCAGTTGCACCGGCGCCTGCCGCAGGTACGCGTGGCGATGCACCTGCATCCGATCCATGCGACCACGATCGCCACGCTGGCCGATCCGACCATCCTGCCGATCGAACAGAACACCGCGCGCTACTTCCGGCGCGTCGCGCTCGACACCTCGTTCTCGGGCATGGCCGATTCGGACGACGAGGGCGCGCGCCTCGTCGCGCTGCTCGATGGCAAGTCGCGGCTGATGATGGGCAATCACGGCGTGCTGGTCACGGCGGAAACCATCGGCGAGGCATTCGACGACATGTACACGCTGGAGCGCGCCTGCCAGATCCTCGTCAACGCCTATGCCACCGGCAAGCCGATCAACGTCTTGTCGGATCAGGTGGCCGAGCGCACCGCGCGCGACTGGGAGGGGATTCGCGATTTCTCGATCGCGCATTTCGAGGAGATGAAGCGTGTTCTTGACGAGGCGTCGCCGTCTTATCGCGACTGA
- a CDS encoding amino acid ABC transporter permease, with amino-acid sequence MSNFDPAVITHNLPQIGGGLALTVGSWVASVALGLAIGFAAALAQQLGGRGARAAIRVYIELFRGTPFLVQLFLLYYGGPAFGLTLDPLPAGIASLSLYAGAYFTEAFRSGFAAIPAGHLEAAACLGLTRWQTIARIQLPQMLALILPALTNLTIVLSKETAVLSIVTVPELTFVLTGIGSASFAFVETLLALSVCYLLLVELATWAGALAERRVGRLFA; translated from the coding sequence ATGTCGAATTTCGATCCCGCCGTCATTACCCACAACCTGCCGCAGATCGGCGGCGGCCTCGCGCTCACGGTCGGCAGCTGGGTCGCGAGCGTCGCGCTCGGCCTCGCGATCGGCTTCGCCGCCGCGTTGGCGCAGCAACTGGGCGGGCGGGGCGCCCGGGCCGCGATCCGGGTGTACATCGAACTGTTTCGCGGCACGCCGTTTCTGGTACAGCTGTTCCTGCTGTATTACGGCGGCCCGGCGTTCGGGCTGACGCTCGATCCGCTGCCGGCCGGCATCGCGAGCCTGTCGCTGTACGCGGGCGCGTATTTCACCGAGGCGTTTCGCTCGGGCTTCGCCGCGATCCCGGCGGGCCACCTGGAGGCCGCGGCCTGTCTCGGCCTGACGCGCTGGCAGACGATCGCGCGGATCCAGCTGCCGCAGATGCTGGCGCTGATCCTGCCGGCGCTGACCAACCTGACGATCGTCTTGAGCAAGGAGACGGCGGTGCTGTCGATCGTGACGGTGCCGGAGCTGACCTTCGTGCTGACCGGGATCGGCTCGGCGAGCTTCGCGTTCGTCGAGACGCTGCTCGCGCTGTCGGTCTGTTATCTGTTGCTGGTCGAACTCGCGACGTGGGCCGGCGCGCTCGCCGAGCGGCGCGTCGGCCGGCTGTTCGCCTGA
- a CDS encoding amino acid ABC transporter permease encodes MFSLSAFLAGLPLLTHAASMTLAVSAAGLVLGFFIGLAVCCARRAPWAAPRVAGTLYVRFFRGVPLLVQLLLVFYLLPFVGINVSPVVAAVSAVSLCSAAYVAEILRGGFENLPPGQIEAARMLGLSAADRLWRIQVPQVLRLTLPSLANEMVLLIKASSLISVVGVAEITRTAQNLAASTYQPLEAYAAAGLIYFILCGALALVAHGAERRLRAG; translated from the coding sequence ATGTTCAGCCTGAGCGCCTTCCTTGCGGGGCTGCCGCTGCTCACCCACGCCGCGTCGATGACGCTCGCCGTGTCGGCGGCGGGCCTCGTGCTCGGCTTCTTCATCGGGCTCGCCGTGTGCTGCGCGCGGCGCGCGCCGTGGGCCGCGCCGCGCGTGGCGGGCACGCTCTACGTGCGGTTCTTCCGCGGTGTGCCCTTGCTGGTGCAACTGCTGCTGGTGTTCTACCTGCTGCCGTTCGTCGGCATCAACGTGTCGCCGGTCGTGGCGGCCGTCAGCGCGGTGTCGCTGTGCTCGGCCGCGTACGTGGCCGAGATCCTGCGCGGCGGCTTCGAGAACCTGCCGCCTGGCCAGATCGAGGCCGCCCGCATGCTCGGGCTGTCGGCCGCCGATCGGCTCTGGCGCATCCAGGTGCCCCAGGTGCTGCGTCTCACGCTGCCGTCGCTCGCCAACGAGATGGTGTTGCTGATCAAGGCCTCCTCGCTGATCTCGGTGGTCGGCGTCGCCGAGATCACGCGCACCGCGCAGAACCTCGCCGCGAGCACCTATCAGCCGCTGGAAGCGTACGCGGCGGCCGGCCTGATCTACTTCATCCTGTGCGGCGCGCTCGCGCTGGTCGCGCATGGCGCCGAGCGGCGCCTGCGCGCCGGTTGA
- a CDS encoding LysR family transcriptional regulator yields MDVLNAMRAFERVAEAGSFSRAAEQLNSSVPTITRLIGQLEERLNIRLFQRTTRRISLTDAGATYLEGCKRALELIDDTENQVTSANDALRGRLKVMSGSAVAFSHMAPVVADFVHRYPLIQLDFFTMDDGFNLVDEAVEVALLADYLIPTETVVARQLITYSYVIAAAPRYLSNAGRISTPSDLQKLVFLGRPGDRRGMSLRLAAAEGAEDDEIIDLVPQVICNNAQMLHELTLSGCGFSVLPQRLAQTAIAGGKLIQLLPEYRLRDLNVDVCLVYPTRKRNSRIATAFIDHVIQWFDSPDGPAKT; encoded by the coding sequence ATGGACGTCTTGAATGCGATGCGGGCTTTCGAACGGGTGGCCGAGGCAGGAAGCTTCAGCCGCGCGGCCGAACAACTCAACAGCTCGGTCCCAACCATTACGCGTTTAATCGGCCAGTTGGAGGAGCGCCTGAATATCAGGCTTTTCCAGCGGACGACGCGACGCATTTCATTGACTGACGCCGGCGCGACGTATCTGGAAGGATGCAAACGCGCGCTCGAGCTGATAGACGACACCGAGAACCAGGTCACGTCGGCCAACGATGCCCTGCGCGGCCGCCTCAAGGTGATGTCCGGAAGTGCCGTCGCGTTCTCTCACATGGCGCCTGTCGTCGCGGACTTCGTGCATCGCTACCCGTTGATCCAGTTGGATTTCTTCACGATGGACGACGGTTTCAACCTCGTCGACGAAGCCGTCGAAGTCGCCCTCCTTGCCGACTACCTGATTCCGACGGAAACGGTCGTCGCCCGTCAATTGATCACATACTCGTACGTGATCGCCGCCGCGCCTCGTTACCTGTCCAATGCAGGCCGGATATCGACGCCTTCCGATCTCCAGAAATTGGTGTTTCTCGGCCGGCCTGGTGATCGTCGAGGCATGAGCCTTCGCCTCGCCGCGGCGGAGGGCGCAGAGGACGACGAGATCATCGATCTCGTACCCCAGGTCATCTGCAACAACGCACAGATGCTCCACGAACTCACGTTGTCCGGATGCGGCTTCTCCGTGCTCCCTCAGCGGCTCGCGCAGACAGCCATCGCCGGCGGCAAACTGATCCAGTTACTTCCCGAATATCGACTGCGCGATCTCAATGTCGACGTCTGTCTCGTCTACCCGACCAGAAAGAGAAACAGCCGCATCGCCACGGCTTTTATCGATCACGTTATCCAATGGTTCGATTCGCCGGACGGTCCCGCAAAAACCTGA
- a CDS encoding amino acid ABC transporter ATP-binding protein produces MGIPDSSRPASAPLIAVEGLYKRFGHTDVLRGVDLCIAKSEVVCIVGPSGSGKSTLLRCLAGLETYDHGAVRIEGELLGYTERGGGRVRASQAEINRVRRNVGMVFQQFNLWPHMSALGNVHEALLRVRRLSRDEAARRAGAMLEMVGLSHRADARPARMSGGQQQRVAIARALAMEPTIMLFDEPTSALDPELVGEVLQVMKQLARDGMTMAVVTHEMGFAAQMADTVVFIDQGRIAAQGAPRELFRRSENPRLRQFLQNYLDRNAFWAADDADSAVQAVAGGA; encoded by the coding sequence ATGGGCATACCCGATTCCTCCCGACCCGCCAGCGCGCCGCTGATCGCCGTCGAGGGGCTCTACAAGCGCTTCGGCCACACCGACGTGCTGCGCGGCGTGGATCTGTGCATCGCGAAGTCGGAGGTGGTCTGCATCGTCGGGCCGTCCGGTTCGGGCAAGAGCACGCTGCTGCGCTGCCTGGCCGGGCTCGAGACCTACGATCACGGCGCGGTGCGCATCGAAGGCGAGCTGCTCGGCTATACCGAGCGCGGCGGGGGGCGCGTGCGTGCCTCGCAGGCCGAGATCAACCGCGTGCGCCGCAACGTCGGCATGGTGTTCCAGCAATTCAACCTGTGGCCGCACATGAGCGCGCTCGGCAACGTGCATGAAGCGCTGCTGCGCGTGCGCCGGCTCTCGCGCGACGAGGCCGCGCGCCGGGCCGGCGCCATGCTCGAGATGGTGGGGCTGTCGCATCGCGCCGACGCGCGCCCGGCGCGGATGTCGGGCGGCCAGCAGCAGCGCGTGGCGATCGCGCGCGCGCTCGCGATGGAGCCGACCATCATGTTGTTCGACGAGCCCACCTCGGCGCTCGATCCCGAGCTGGTGGGCGAGGTGCTGCAGGTGATGAAGCAGCTCGCGCGCGACGGCATGACGATGGCCGTCGTCACGCACGAGATGGGCTTCGCCGCGCAGATGGCCGATACCGTGGTGTTCATCGACCAGGGGCGTATCGCCGCGCAGGGCGCGCCGCGCGAGCTGTTCCGCCGCTCGGAGAACCCGCGGCTGCGTCAGTTCCTGCAGAACTATCTCGACCGCAACGCGTTCTGGGCGGCCGACGATGCCGATTCTGCCGTACAGGCCGTGGCCGGCGGCGCATGA